One stretch of Bradyrhizobium canariense DNA includes these proteins:
- a CDS encoding NAD(P)/FAD-dependent oxidoreductase, translated as MAELKADVVVLGAGMVGVGAALHLQKRGRDVILVDRHARAGEETSFGNAGLIESASVFPYMFPRDFGQILQYAMNRAPQVRYQLSDVPSYLPWLVRYFLASSPERALHSAMAELPLIRRSLIEHEALIAEAEVPELLRRTGWIKLFRTDATLANAVGDLDRAKQFGVEGEVLDSKAIAEREPNLTGDFTGAVYFPAPGFIPDPGGLAKAYASLFERKGGRFVVGDARTLEQSARGWRVSGANGTVVAREVVVALGPWSDLVFRPLGYSIPLGVKRGYHLHLAPGGNAVLNHPVLDSDNGYLLAPMNRGIRLTTGVEFARRDAPPSPIQVQQALPRARAMFPLGDAIDAEPWKGARPCLPDMIPVIGKAPRHPGLWFDFGHQHHGLTLGPATGRLLAEMMTGETPFADPKPYAVERFG; from the coding sequence ATGGCGGAATTAAAGGCGGATGTTGTTGTCCTGGGCGCGGGTATGGTCGGCGTCGGCGCCGCCTTGCATCTGCAGAAGCGGGGGCGGGATGTGATCCTGGTCGACCGGCACGCCCGCGCCGGCGAGGAGACCAGCTTCGGAAATGCCGGGTTGATCGAGTCCGCCTCGGTTTTCCCCTATATGTTTCCCCGGGATTTCGGCCAGATCCTGCAATACGCGATGAATCGCGCGCCGCAGGTTCGCTATCAGCTTTCCGATGTGCCATCCTATCTGCCATGGCTAGTGCGCTACTTCCTGGCATCTTCGCCGGAACGGGCACTGCACAGCGCGATGGCCGAACTGCCCTTGATCCGGCGCAGCCTGATCGAGCATGAGGCGCTCATTGCGGAAGCCGAAGTACCGGAATTGCTGCGGCGGACCGGCTGGATCAAATTATTTCGCACCGACGCAACGCTGGCAAATGCCGTCGGCGATCTCGATCGCGCGAAGCAGTTTGGCGTCGAAGGCGAAGTTCTCGACAGCAAGGCGATCGCGGAGCGGGAGCCGAATCTGACCGGGGATTTCACGGGCGCGGTTTATTTTCCGGCGCCCGGCTTCATTCCCGACCCCGGCGGGTTGGCCAAGGCCTATGCGTCGCTGTTCGAGCGCAAGGGCGGACGCTTTGTCGTGGGCGACGCGCGAACCCTCGAACAATCCGCGCGCGGCTGGCGCGTGAGCGGCGCCAATGGCACGGTGGTCGCGCGTGAAGTGGTCGTGGCGTTGGGGCCCTGGTCGGACCTGGTGTTTCGCCCGCTCGGCTATTCCATCCCGCTTGGCGTCAAGCGCGGTTATCACCTGCATCTGGCGCCAGGCGGCAATGCCGTGCTCAATCATCCGGTTCTCGATTCAGACAATGGTTATCTGCTGGCCCCGATGAATCGCGGCATCCGTCTCACCACGGGCGTGGAGTTTGCTCGCCGCGACGCGCCGCCTTCGCCGATCCAGGTTCAGCAGGCTTTGCCGCGTGCGCGCGCCATGTTTCCGCTGGGCGATGCGATCGATGCCGAGCCATGGAAGGGCGCGCGGCCGTGTTTGCCCGATATGATACCCGTGATCGGCAAGGCGCCCCGCCATCCCGGTCTCTGGTTCGATTTCGGGCACCAGCATCACGGTCTGACCCTTGGCCCGGCAACCGGCCGCCTGCTGGCGGAGATGATGACCGGCGAGACGCCGTTTGCCGATCCCAAGCCCTATGCCGTCGAGCGCTTCGGTTGA
- a CDS encoding ABC transporter substrate-binding protein, producing the protein MRVRQILLAATTASIMAFAMTPASAQTLRYANQGDLKSLDPDTLNETTTHAHLGQVYEGLVARDKDLKIVPALAESWETPEPTRWRFHLRKNIKFQNGDPFTADDVVFSADRVRAKGSNLQTRIDADVKVVKVDDYTVDFVLTKPNPILNSQWDTWYIMDKKWCEENNAVAPTPASATSPSYASLHANGTGPFMIESHQPGVKTVFKPNPNWWRKPEHNLKEIVFTPIASDATRVAALLSGEVDIIEPVPIQDISRVDASPNAQVLKGPELRTIFLGFDQTRDELLYSNVKGKNPFKDVRVREAFYKAIDIDLIKNRVMRGLSTPSALMIAPQLFALSKDFTRPKFDPVEAKKLLTEAGYPDGFEVTMDCPNDRYVNDAAICQAVVGMLARIGVKIDLLAQPKAQYFAKILKPGGYQTSFYMLGWTPGTLDSHNVMYDIMGCRDDPKSPRGETNLGGYCNKDFDALTDKVLQETDTDKRNQLIKQAFEIANKDYAYIPLHQQALAWGVSKKLKVVQRADNQVLPYWMTKQE; encoded by the coding sequence ATGCGGGTACGTCAAATCTTGCTTGCGGCGACCACCGCGTCGATCATGGCTTTTGCGATGACGCCGGCATCGGCCCAGACCTTGCGCTACGCCAACCAGGGCGATCTCAAGTCGCTTGATCCCGATACGCTCAATGAAACCACCACCCACGCCCATCTCGGGCAGGTCTATGAAGGACTTGTCGCCCGCGATAAGGATCTGAAGATTGTCCCCGCGCTGGCGGAAAGCTGGGAAACGCCGGAGCCGACGCGCTGGCGATTTCATCTGCGCAAGAATATCAAGTTCCAGAACGGCGATCCCTTCACCGCCGACGACGTCGTGTTCTCGGCCGACCGCGTTCGCGCCAAGGGCTCGAACCTGCAGACCCGTATCGATGCCGATGTGAAGGTCGTCAAGGTCGACGACTACACGGTGGATTTCGTCCTGACCAAGCCAAATCCCATTCTGAATTCGCAATGGGACACCTGGTACATCATGGACAAGAAGTGGTGCGAGGAGAACAACGCGGTGGCGCCGACGCCGGCCTCCGCCACGTCGCCAAGCTACGCCTCGCTTCATGCCAACGGCACCGGTCCATTCATGATCGAAAGCCATCAGCCCGGCGTGAAAACTGTATTCAAGCCCAACCCGAACTGGTGGCGAAAGCCCGAACACAATCTCAAGGAAATCGTCTTCACGCCGATCGCCTCCGATGCGACGCGCGTCGCAGCACTGCTGTCAGGCGAAGTCGATATCATCGAGCCTGTTCCGATTCAGGATATTTCGCGCGTGGATGCGAGCCCCAACGCGCAGGTGCTGAAAGGGCCGGAACTGCGAACCATCTTTCTCGGCTTTGACCAGACCCGCGACGAACTTTTGTATTCGAACGTCAAGGGGAAAAATCCTTTCAAGGACGTCCGCGTCCGCGAAGCCTTCTACAAGGCGATCGACATCGACCTGATCAAGAACCGCGTGATGCGCGGGCTCTCGACCCCGTCGGCGCTGATGATCGCACCGCAGCTATTCGCACTTTCCAAGGATTTCACGCGGCCGAAATTCGATCCCGTCGAAGCCAAGAAGCTCCTGACCGAGGCGGGATATCCTGACGGTTTCGAAGTCACCATGGACTGCCCGAATGACCGCTACGTCAATGATGCCGCGATCTGCCAGGCTGTGGTCGGCATGCTGGCCCGCATCGGCGTCAAGATCGACCTGCTGGCGCAGCCCAAGGCGCAGTACTTCGCCAAGATCCTCAAGCCCGGTGGCTATCAGACCTCCTTCTACATGCTGGGCTGGACGCCCGGCACGCTCGACTCGCACAACGTGATGTACGACATCATGGGCTGCCGCGACGACCCCAAATCCCCGCGCGGCGAAACCAACCTCGGCGGTTACTGCAACAAGGATTTCGATGCCCTCACAGACAAGGTGTTGCAGGAGACCGACACCGACAAGCGCAATCAACTGATCAAGCAGGCTTTCGAAATCGCCAACAAGGACTACGCCTATATTCCCCTGCATCAGCAGGCTCTGGCCTGGGGCGTGTCGAAAAAACTGAAAGTAGTGCAGCGCGCCGACAATCAGGTGCTGCCCTACTGGATGACCAAACAGGAATAG
- a CDS encoding ABC transporter ATP-binding protein produces MTSAPFIDVKNLRRVFDVSKPWLNRVLEGGHLEFLKAVDGVTFDIKRGETFALVGESGSGKTTVARMVVGLLPPTSGEVVIDGVSMSDPRQAQARRLLRRRIQMIFQDPYASLNPRFRVDAIVAEPIRAFDLIQGERNIQARVGELLNLVGLHADDGWKYPHEFSGGQRQRIAIARALASEAEFIVCDEPTSALDVSVQAQILNLMRDLQDKFGLTYLFISHNLAVVRHMASRIGVMYLGRIVEIAEGRELFSRPRMPYTKMLLGAVPDLAMSGRQRIPVKGEIPNPIDPPAGCAFNPRCPLVFDRCRKEVPALIDGVACHAVNNPVPVAAPA; encoded by the coding sequence ATGACATCGGCGCCCTTCATCGACGTCAAAAATCTGCGTCGCGTGTTCGACGTCTCGAAGCCGTGGCTGAACCGAGTGCTCGAGGGTGGCCATCTGGAATTTCTCAAGGCGGTCGACGGCGTGACCTTCGACATCAAGCGGGGGGAGACGTTCGCGCTGGTCGGCGAATCCGGCTCGGGAAAAACCACCGTTGCCCGAATGGTCGTCGGGTTATTGCCGCCGACGTCAGGCGAAGTGGTCATCGACGGTGTCTCGATGAGCGACCCCCGCCAAGCGCAAGCGCGCCGGCTGCTGCGCCGCCGGATCCAGATGATCTTCCAGGATCCCTATGCGAGCCTCAACCCCCGCTTCCGGGTCGATGCCATTGTTGCCGAACCGATACGGGCATTCGATCTGATCCAGGGCGAGCGCAACATTCAGGCGCGCGTCGGTGAGTTGCTGAATCTGGTCGGCCTGCATGCCGACGATGGCTGGAAATATCCGCACGAATTTTCCGGCGGTCAACGGCAGCGGATCGCGATCGCCCGTGCACTGGCATCCGAGGCCGAGTTCATCGTCTGCGACGAGCCGACCTCGGCGCTCGACGTGTCGGTGCAGGCGCAGATCCTGAACCTGATGCGCGACCTGCAGGACAAATTCGGTCTCACCTACCTCTTCATCAGTCACAACCTCGCCGTGGTCAGGCACATGGCGAGCCGCATCGGCGTGATGTATCTCGGCCGTATCGTCGAGATCGCGGAGGGCCGCGAATTGTTCAGCCGCCCGCGAATGCCCTACACCAAAATGCTGCTCGGTGCAGTGCCGGATCTGGCGATGTCGGGCCGCCAGCGGATTCCGGTCAAGGGCGAAATTCCCAATCCGATCGATCCGCCTGCCGGCTGCGCATTCAATCCGCGCTGCCCGCTGGTGTTCGACCGCTGCCGCAAAGAGGTCCCGGCGCTGATCGACGGCGTTGCCTGCCACGCCGTTAACAATCCAGTACCTGTGGCTGCGCCCGCATGA
- a CDS encoding ABC transporter ATP-binding protein: MTEPVLSVRNLEVEFVTRRSVLRAIDGISFDIAKGEVLGVVGESGAGKSVTGLAVIGLIDPPGRIAGGEIRLSGLRIDNLRPEEIRKIRGKRIGMIFQDPLTSLNPLYRVGDQLVETIRTHLSLTETAARKRAIDLLAEVGIPAPDKRIDAYPHEFSGGMRQRVVIALAICAEPELIIADEPTTALDVSVQAQIIALIKRLGRDHGTAVMLVTHDMGVIAETSDRVAVMYSGRIAEIGPVQDVVQNPLHPYAKGLMGAIPTLAGDAARLVQIPGSMPRLSAIPPGCSFNPRCAFAFDRCRVERPEPIRHGAQSVACHLYDAAAKETAA, encoded by the coding sequence ATGACCGAACCCGTTCTTTCCGTGCGTAACCTCGAGGTGGAATTCGTCACCCGCCGCAGCGTGCTGCGCGCGATCGACGGCATCTCCTTCGATATCGCCAAGGGCGAAGTGCTGGGCGTGGTCGGCGAATCCGGCGCCGGAAAATCCGTCACGGGGCTTGCGGTCATCGGCCTGATCGATCCGCCCGGCCGCATTGCCGGCGGCGAGATCCGTCTGTCCGGTCTGCGGATCGACAATCTGCGGCCTGAGGAAATCCGCAAAATCCGCGGCAAACGGATCGGGATGATCTTTCAGGATCCGCTGACCAGCCTCAATCCGCTGTATCGCGTCGGCGATCAACTGGTCGAGACCATCAGGACCCATCTCAGTCTTACAGAAACCGCCGCGCGCAAACGCGCCATCGACCTGCTCGCCGAAGTCGGCATTCCCGCGCCCGACAAGCGCATCGATGCCTATCCGCATGAATTCTCCGGCGGGATGCGCCAGCGCGTCGTCATCGCGCTTGCGATTTGCGCCGAGCCGGAATTGATCATTGCGGACGAGCCGACCACGGCGCTCGATGTCTCGGTGCAGGCGCAGATCATCGCGCTGATCAAGCGTCTCGGACGCGACCACGGCACCGCCGTGATGCTGGTGACTCACGACATGGGCGTGATCGCCGAGACCTCGGATCGCGTCGCCGTGATGTATTCCGGCCGCATCGCCGAGATCGGTCCGGTGCAGGATGTCGTGCAGAATCCGCTGCACCCCTACGCCAAGGGCCTGATGGGCGCGATCCCGACGCTTGCGGGCGACGCCGCCCGCCTGGTCCAGATCCCGGGCTCGATGCCACGGCTTTCCGCAATCCCGCCCGGCTGCTCGTTCAATCCGCGCTGCGCGTTTGCGTTCGATCGCTGCCGGGTCGAACGGCCGGAGCCGATCAGGCATGGCGCGCAATCCGTCGCCTGCCATCTCTACGACGCTGCCGCGAAGGAAACCGCAGCATGA
- a CDS encoding ABC transporter permease, which produces MSESVVPHQAEPSASRARLSAGGWFRRALDSDVFYSFRRSRLTMVAAAVTVLFFLVAILAPVLAVQNPFDPAQLQLMNSRIAPLWTADGQSPFLLGTDEQGRDVLSAILYGLRISLTVGVLGVLFAGTLGILLGLIAGYLGGPIDSLIMRIADVQLTFPAILIALLINGVVKSVFGNRLDAMSTLAVLVFAIGLSFWVQYARTVRGSVMVEKNRDYVAAAQLIGLPAPVIMLRHILPNTMGPILVIATINLALAIITEATLSFLGAGMPDTMPSLGTLIRIGNNYLFSGEWWIVAFPGFALAALILSINLLGDWLRDALNPKLR; this is translated from the coding sequence ATGTCCGAAAGCGTCGTTCCGCACCAGGCCGAACCGAGCGCGTCCCGCGCGCGGTTGTCCGCTGGTGGCTGGTTCAGGCGCGCGCTCGACAGCGACGTATTCTATTCGTTCCGTCGCTCCCGCCTCACCATGGTCGCGGCCGCCGTGACCGTGCTTTTTTTTCTGGTTGCGATCCTGGCTCCCGTTCTTGCCGTGCAAAATCCGTTCGATCCGGCGCAGCTCCAACTGATGAATTCGCGGATCGCGCCGTTATGGACCGCTGATGGTCAAAGCCCGTTCCTGCTCGGCACCGATGAGCAGGGCCGCGATGTCCTCTCCGCCATCCTTTACGGCTTGCGCATTTCGCTGACCGTCGGTGTTCTCGGCGTGCTGTTCGCGGGAACGCTGGGCATCTTGCTGGGACTCATTGCCGGTTATCTCGGCGGCCCTATCGACAGCCTGATCATGCGGATCGCCGATGTGCAGTTGACCTTCCCTGCCATTCTGATCGCGCTGCTCATCAACGGCGTCGTCAAATCGGTATTCGGCAATCGGCTCGACGCGATGAGTACGCTCGCGGTTCTGGTGTTTGCGATCGGGTTGAGTTTCTGGGTGCAATATGCCCGCACCGTGCGTGGCTCGGTCATGGTGGAGAAGAACCGGGATTACGTCGCGGCGGCGCAATTGATCGGCCTTCCCGCGCCTGTGATCATGCTGCGGCACATCCTGCCGAACACGATGGGACCGATCCTGGTGATCGCCACTATCAATCTGGCGCTCGCGATCATCACGGAGGCGACATTGTCGTTTCTGGGCGCCGGCATGCCCGATACCATGCCATCGCTTGGCACCTTGATCCGGATCGGCAACAATTATCTGTTCTCGGGTGAATGGTGGATTGTCGCCTTCCCCGGCTTTGCGCTTGCGGCGCTGATCCTCTCCATCAATCTGCTCGGCGACTGGCTGCGCGACGCGCTCAATCCGAAACTCCGATGA
- a CDS encoding DUF6489 family protein, which produces MKVNIEIDCTPLEARQFIGLPDVQPMQTAVMDKLQQQLMANIEKISPESLMQSWFTFDPKIAERFQDMFVTMAGLGGSSVKK; this is translated from the coding sequence ATGAAGGTAAACATCGAGATCGACTGCACGCCGCTCGAAGCCCGGCAGTTTATCGGGCTTCCGGATGTGCAGCCGATGCAAACGGCTGTGATGGACAAGCTACAGCAGCAGCTGATGGCCAACATCGAGAAGATTTCGCCGGAATCACTGATGCAGAGCTGGTTCACTTTTGATCCGAAGATCGCTGAACGATTCCAGGACATGTTCGTGACCATGGCTGGTCTCGGCGGTTCGAGTGTAAAGAAGTAG
- a CDS encoding lipase family alpha/beta hydrolase — translation MLAEARGIFEFNASLLLSPLLMRAPKGDGHPVLALPGFLASDLSMAPMRRYLRDLGYDTYAWRMGRNVGGVSRMRAALRDRLTEIHTATGRKVSIIGWSLGGVYARDLALQLPDIVRSVITLGSPFSGDVRATNATRLYEALSGETVDDASELRMAIAGDLPMPTTSIYSRTDGIVNWRTSVLRPSDTAENIEVYLASHIGLGVNAAALWAIADRLAQAEGEFSHFDRSGPFAIAYAPPKNAQSA, via the coding sequence ATGCTGGCCGAGGCGAGAGGCATATTCGAGTTCAACGCCAGCCTGCTGCTTTCGCCGCTCTTGATGCGCGCGCCGAAAGGCGATGGTCACCCTGTTTTGGCATTGCCGGGCTTCCTTGCCAGCGATCTGTCGATGGCGCCGATGCGGAGGTACCTGAGGGACCTCGGATACGACACTTACGCCTGGCGAATGGGTCGTAACGTCGGCGGCGTCTCGCGGATGCGGGCCGCGCTGCGGGATCGGCTCACCGAGATTCACACTGCGACCGGCCGCAAGGTCAGTATTATCGGATGGAGCCTGGGGGGCGTCTATGCCCGCGACCTCGCGCTGCAACTGCCTGACATCGTTCGCTCCGTCATCACGCTCGGGAGCCCTTTTTCAGGCGATGTGAGGGCGACCAACGCCACCCGGCTCTACGAGGCGCTGTCAGGTGAAACCGTCGATGACGCTTCCGAGCTTCGAATGGCGATTGCCGGTGATCTGCCGATGCCCACCACATCGATCTATTCACGCACCGACGGCATCGTGAACTGGCGAACCAGCGTGCTGCGTCCTTCCGATACCGCCGAGAATATCGAGGTCTATCTCGCCAGTCATATCGGGCTCGGCGTGAATGCCGCGGCGCTGTGGGCGATCGCGGATCGTCTGGCCCAGGCGGAAGGCGAGTTCAGTCATTTTGACCGATCCGGGCCGTTTGCCATTGCATATGCGCCTCCGAAAAATGCACAATCGGCCTGA
- a CDS encoding WS/DGAT/MGAT family O-acyltransferase: MGDAKKLSSLDASFLYLETPEMPMHVGSMAIFRLPEDYSGDFFEDFKAMIAARLHIAPILKARLEKTPLDIDHPSWVEDDQFDIDRHIFRGSLPAPHDRATLERIVGWMHAKLLNRARPLWEFYVFEGMKDREIGLYSKMHHACIDGGAGAALTSMIYDVTPVPREVDQPTAQKVGQEPRDIAANLLDSYQRLWLQSFDASAAAKSIDLPRTGKSDLGSILFDNAMYQIEAAVKFAGSVPTMLKSVSEVVGKISDPKSRDSIASMMSPPTILNKSISSERSFSGVSISLSQAKALAKQAGGKLNDVVLAISSGVVRRYLVERGALPAKSMTAAVPISLREEGNTDANNQVFGMICSIATNIEDPKARLEAIIAQSTKSKEMSHPLRALMPQVSNISMLGSPILVQILALLYSRSSLSDVLPPAANITVSNVPGPRQTLYAAGAELLNIFPVSISTHGLALNITVQSYRDQLDFGFIAGANIIPHVQVLCDMLPGEFAALQAAFAPPADLKSAS; the protein is encoded by the coding sequence ATGGGTGACGCCAAAAAGCTGTCCTCATTGGACGCGTCGTTTCTGTACCTAGAGACTCCGGAAATGCCGATGCATGTCGGGAGCATGGCGATCTTCCGGCTGCCCGAGGACTACAGCGGCGACTTCTTCGAGGATTTCAAGGCGATGATCGCCGCGCGGCTGCACATCGCGCCGATCCTGAAAGCGCGACTGGAAAAGACCCCGCTGGACATCGATCATCCGTCCTGGGTCGAGGACGACCAGTTCGATATCGATCGCCATATCTTCCGCGGCAGTCTTCCCGCACCCCATGACCGCGCGACGCTGGAACGCATCGTCGGCTGGATGCATGCCAAGCTTCTCAATCGCGCCCGCCCGCTGTGGGAGTTTTATGTCTTTGAAGGCATGAAGGATCGCGAGATCGGGCTTTATTCCAAGATGCATCACGCCTGCATTGACGGCGGCGCAGGCGCGGCACTGACCAGCATGATTTACGACGTGACGCCGGTTCCAAGGGAAGTCGATCAGCCGACGGCGCAAAAGGTCGGGCAAGAGCCGCGCGATATCGCCGCCAACCTCCTCGATTCCTACCAGCGGCTTTGGCTGCAGTCTTTCGACGCCTCGGCCGCGGCCAAGAGCATCGATCTGCCGCGCACGGGCAAAAGCGATCTTGGCTCGATCCTGTTCGACAATGCGATGTACCAAATCGAGGCCGCGGTTAAGTTCGCCGGCAGCGTTCCCACCATGCTCAAAAGCGTGTCGGAGGTGGTCGGCAAGATCTCCGATCCGAAATCGCGCGACAGCATCGCCAGCATGATGTCGCCGCCGACCATCCTGAACAAATCGATTTCGTCAGAGCGCAGTTTTTCCGGCGTATCGATCTCGCTGTCGCAGGCAAAGGCGCTGGCGAAACAGGCCGGCGGCAAGCTCAACGACGTGGTGCTGGCGATTTCGAGCGGCGTGGTCAGGCGATATTTGGTGGAGCGCGGCGCGCTCCCGGCGAAGTCGATGACCGCCGCGGTGCCGATCTCGTTGCGTGAGGAGGGCAACACCGACGCCAACAATCAGGTGTTCGGCATGATCTGCTCGATCGCCACCAACATCGAAGACCCCAAGGCGCGCCTGGAAGCCATCATTGCGCAATCCACCAAATCGAAGGAAATGTCGCATCCGCTGCGGGCGCTGATGCCGCAGGTGTCCAATATCTCGATGCTGGGCTCGCCGATCCTGGTCCAGATCCTGGCGCTGCTGTACAGCCGCTCCAGCCTCTCAGACGTGTTGCCGCCGGCGGCGAACATCACCGTTTCCAATGTGCCGGGGCCGCGTCAGACGCTCTATGCCGCCGGTGCGGAGCTACTGAACATCTTTCCGGTGTCGATCTCGACCCATGGCCTGGCGCTGAACATCACCGTGCAGAGCTATCGCGACCAGCTTGATTTTGGCTTCATCGCTGGCGCCAACATCATTCCCCACGTGCAGGTCCTGTGCGACATGCTGCCGGGAGAATTCGCGGCGCTGCAAGCCGCCTTTGCGCCGCCAGCCGATCTCAAGAGCGCAAGCTGA
- a CDS encoding ABC transporter permease produces the protein MLAFTLRRAIQAIGVMIAVGIISFSMFRFAGDPVNQIVSLDTPPAERAAVRKSLGLDDPVLVQFARYFGNAMQFKFGVSYQFRQPVANLLMERAPATLELAACATVFAMVFGILMGVYSALRRDSVLAKLFQAISLIGISLPTFLIGILLIYLFAVTLGWLPSFGRGDVVRIGWWTTGLLTVSGLKALIMPSITLGLFQMTLIMRLVRAEMLEVLRTDYIRFARARGLTTRAIHFGHALKNTLVPVITVAGLQFGSVIAFAIITETVFQWPGMGLLFLQAVQNVDIPIMAAYLLMVSLIFVTINLVVDILYTVVDPRLRSTIGRPA, from the coding sequence ATGCTCGCTTTCACTCTCCGCCGGGCGATCCAGGCCATCGGCGTCATGATCGCGGTCGGGATCATATCGTTTTCGATGTTCCGCTTCGCCGGCGATCCGGTCAATCAGATCGTCTCGCTCGACACGCCGCCGGCCGAGCGCGCCGCGGTCCGCAAGTCGCTCGGTCTGGACGATCCCGTGCTGGTGCAGTTCGCGCGCTACTTCGGCAACGCGATGCAGTTCAAGTTCGGCGTGTCCTACCAGTTCCGCCAGCCGGTCGCCAACCTCCTGATGGAGCGCGCGCCCGCAACGCTGGAACTCGCGGCCTGCGCCACGGTGTTCGCGATGGTGTTCGGCATCCTGATGGGCGTCTATTCGGCGCTTCGGCGCGACAGCGTTCTTGCAAAACTGTTCCAGGCGATATCGCTGATCGGAATCTCGTTACCGACCTTCCTGATCGGCATCCTCTTGATCTACCTGTTTGCCGTGACATTGGGCTGGCTGCCCTCATTCGGACGCGGCGACGTCGTGCGGATCGGCTGGTGGACCACCGGGCTGCTCACGGTCTCGGGACTCAAGGCCCTGATCATGCCGTCGATTACGCTCGGCCTGTTCCAGATGACGCTGATCATGCGGCTGGTACGGGCCGAGATGCTCGAGGTGCTGCGTACCGATTACATTCGCTTTGCGCGGGCGCGCGGATTGACGACGCGGGCGATCCATTTCGGTCACGCGCTGAAGAACACCCTGGTTCCCGTCATTACCGTTGCCGGCCTGCAGTTTGGCTCGGTTATTGCATTTGCGATCATCACTGAAACCGTATTCCAGTGGCCGGGCATGGGACTGTTGTTCCTGCAGGCGGTGCAGAATGTCGATATTCCGATCATGGCCGCGTACCTGCTGATGGTGTCCCTGATCTTCGTCACCATCAATCTCGTGGTCGATATCCTCTACACGGTGGTCGATCCGCGCCTGCGCTCGACCATCGGCCGTCCGGCGTAA